The following proteins come from a genomic window of Ochotona princeps isolate mOchPri1 chromosome 14, mOchPri1.hap1, whole genome shotgun sequence:
- the CNTFR gene encoding ciliary neurotrophic factor receptor subunit alpha, with protein sequence MAAPVPWACCAVLAAAAAVVYTQRHSPQEAPHVQYERLGSDVTLPCGTANWDAAVTWRVNGTDLAPDLLNGSQLVLRGLELGHSGLYACFHRDSWHLRHQVLLHIGLPPREPVLSCRSNTYPKGFYCSWHLPTPTYIPNTFNVTVLHGSKIMVCEKDPTLKNRCHIRYMHLFSTIKYKVSISVSNALGHNATAITFDEFTIVKPDPPEKVVARPVPSNPRRLEVTWQTPSTWPDPESFPLKFFLRYRPLILDQWQHVELSDGTTHTITDAYAGKEYIIQVAAKDNEIGTWSDWSVAAHATPWTEEPRHLTTEAQAPETTTSTTSSLVPLPTTKICDPGDPGSGGGPSAPLLVSVPVTLALAAAAATANSLLI encoded by the exons ATGGCTGCTCCTGTCCCGTgggcctgctgtgctgtgcttgctgctgccgctgctgttgtCTACACCCAAAGACATAGTCCACAGG AGGCACCCCATGTGCAGTATGAGCGCCTGGGCTCAGACGTGACTCTGCCGTGCGGGACAGCCAACTGGGATGCAGCTGTGACTTGGCGAGTGAATGGCAcagacctggctcctgacctGCTCAACGGCTCCCAGCTCGTGCTCCGTGGCCTGGAACTGGGCCACAGTGGCCTGTATGCCTGCTTCCACCGTGACTCCTGGCATCTCCGCCACCAAGTCCTGCTGCACATAGGCT TGCCGCCGCGAGAGCCCGTGCTCAGCTGTCGCTCCAACACCTACCCCAAAGGTTTCTACTGCagctggcatctgcccacccccacctacATCCCCAACACCTTCAACGTGACTGTGTT GCATGGCTCCAAAATCATGGTCTGCGAGAAGGACCCGACCCTCAAGAACCGTTGCCACATCCGCTACATGCACCTGTTCTCCACCATCAAGTACAAGGTCTCAATAAGTGTCAGCAATGCACTGGGCCACAATGCCACAGCGATCACATTCGATGAGTTCACTATTG TGAAGCCTGACCCTCCGGAGAAAGTGGTGGCCCGTCCGGTGCCCAGCAACCCCCGGCGGCTGGAGGTGACCTGGCAGACCCCCTCCACATGGCCTGACCCCGAGTCCTTCCCTCTCAAGTTCTTTCTGCGCTACCGGCCCCTCATCCTGGACCAGTGGCAACAT GTGGAGCTATCAGATGGCACCACGCACACCATCACAGATGCCTATGCCGGCAAGGAGTACATCATCCAGGTGGCGGCCAAGGACAATGAGATCGGGACGTGGAGTGACTGGAGCGTGGCTGCCCATGCCACGCCCTGGACCGAGGAACCACGCCACCTCACCACTGAGGCTCAGGCTCCGG AGACCACGACCAGCACGACCAGCTCATTGGTACCCCTGCCCACCACGAAGATCTGTGACCCCGGGGATCCGGGCAGCGGCGGAGGACCTTCAGCACCCCTCCTGGTCAGCGTCCCTGTCACTCTGGCCCTGGCTGCCGCTGCTGCCACTGCCAACAGTCTCCTGATTTG A